One bacterium genomic window, ATCCGTCGCGGCCGCCATTCCGGCTTCCTCCCGCTGCGATTTGGCAATTTCCAGCAGGGGGAACGATTCATCGGCAACGCCGGCTACTACTGGGCCGCGTCGGACTATTGGGACGTGGAGGGGGCGCTCGACTACAACGAGGATTCGGGCGTGCTTTTGCGCGGCACGCTCAACTATGCCTGGCGGTACCGCTTCAGCGGCACCGTGTCGGGTTCCTACACGCGGCAATCGCAGGCGACGACCGTCGGCACCAGCAAGTCCACCCGCTGGAGTCTGCGCGGCTCGCATCAGCAGACGTTGTCGCCGTCGGCGTCGCTGTCCGGCAGCATGGACTTTGTCTCCGATGCGTCGTTCTACCAGAACTACAGTTTCGATCCGACCGACCGCCGTCAGCGCACCCTGCGATCGCAGTTGAACTTCAACAAGCGCTGGAAAGGCGCGTCGCTGACCGCCTACATCGAGAACACCGAAAACCTCGACACCGAGTCGCTGACCCGCCGTCTGCCGCAACTGGACTTCCAGATGTTTCAGCGGCGGCTGTTGGCTCCCGATTCGGGCCAGGATGCGCGCTGGTACCACAACGGGTATGTCAGCTACTCCTCGCGCCTGTCGCACTACACCACGCGCACGCTCAAATCGGGCGACACCACCGGAGCCACCAACGAGAAGCGCTACGCGGTGGCCGATCATTCCGCGTCATTCAGCTTCCCGCAGAAGCTGCTGCGCTACATCAGCGTCTCCCCCAACGCGTCGTTGCAGGAGACCTGGTACTACATCTTCGACACGCCGCTGGCGCATGAGTCCGGCGTAGCGACCGAAACCGGCGCGCGGCGACTGTCCGGCTCGGCCGGGATCTCGGCCGGCACCAATCTCTATGGGTTTCTCAACCCGCGGCTGTGGGGACTTAACGCCATCCGCCACACCATGAGCCCGCGGGTCAGTTACTCCTTCACGCCCGCCATCACGCGCAGCGATGAGTATCGCGCCTTCACCGGCAACGGCGGCGGCTCCAGCCGGCGCGCGCAGTTGGTCAGTCTGTCGGTGTCCAACACGCTGGACGCGAAACTGCATGAGGGAGAGGCCGAAAAGAAGATTACCCTGCTCAACTTCGGCCTCGGCGCCAGCTACAATATCGAGGCCGACGCGCGCAAATGGAGCAGTTTCTCCGGCAACGCCCGCACCAACATCAACAAACTGGACCTGGCGGTCGACGCGGTCTGGGACCTGTACAACCAGCAGACTCTCGATCTGCAGTGGACCAATCCCACGCTCACCAGTTTCGGCGTCTCGGCGGGCACCAGTCTGCGCGGCGGGGTCTCGCCGTTTACCAGCGTGACCGCCATCGGCGAACAGTTTGACCGCCAGGACACGACCGCCGCGGTCGAGAAGATCCCGTTCAATGTCTCGTTGTCCTACCGCTACTCCGAGTCGCGCAGTCTCAATTCGGTGTTCAAGGACCACTGGACCGGGTGGCGGGTCGATATCCAGCCGACCAGGAACTGGACGGTGAATTACCAGCAGACCTACAACTGGGCGCGTCACGCGGTCACCGATCAGCGGTTCGAACTGACGCGCGATCTGCACTGCTGGGAGATGCGATTTCTGTGGGTGCCGAGCGGCTCCGGCGCCGGCTACTACTTCCGCATCAACGTCAAGTCGCTGCCCGACATCCAACTGGAGCGCTCGGAGAGCGGCGTGCTCGGCGCTTTCGGCCGCCGCTTCTGAGCCGCTTTTCCCATTGACAGATT contains:
- the lptD gene encoding LPS assembly protein LptD, producing the protein MATIQTSSRHRGLILAALVALRFLPAAAQEGREPLILEHADSTEVYRAGDQTEYRLFGDVRFSQGETRLRGDRAIWKQEAGIIQLDGRVLVQQPQRWVEAQSMTYERAGRTVLALGDVHLEDTTQSFLLWSQRARYDRAGDLAVADSLPVVIWDFLLDSLAQTRVTADTIIYNRPAGRGDGLGHVRVVKGDWIATGQAGTIYPDSNRAVMSGAPSARGIGGTIKGDTLVMEFSGRGVRQVRAIGNASGTYRDTSLGGGGTNLIRGRAADFFVEDDTLRAIRVVGQAYTDYQPADSTEGSNHASGDSLWLYFEQGQIATVVISGGAQGQYLAPKAEGASDTVNYKAATIVFVPDSSRVDLEADGQLKYGSIVLDAGRISYWTNRRNLLARGIRESDTAAWRQRPVLTDGQQTINGDVLTYNIDSRRGRIRQSKTEFEGAYYRGGDFRKYTDSIYFVTDGIYTTCELERPHFRFESRDMEIIRNDKVIARPVKLKIGELPVAMLPYYIFPIRRGRHSGFLPLRFGNFQQGERFIGNAGYYWAASDYWDVEGALDYNEDSGVLLRGTLNYAWRYRFSGTVSGSYTRQSQATTVGTSKSTRWSLRGSHQQTLSPSASLSGSMDFVSDASFYQNYSFDPTDRRQRTLRSQLNFNKRWKGASLTAYIENTENLDTESLTRRLPQLDFQMFQRRLLAPDSGQDARWYHNGYVSYSSRLSHYTTRTLKSGDTTGATNEKRYAVADHSASFSFPQKLLRYISVSPNASLQETWYYIFDTPLAHESGVATETGARRLSGSAGISAGTNLYGFLNPRLWGLNAIRHTMSPRVSYSFTPAITRSDEYRAFTGNGGGSSRRAQLVSLSVSNTLDAKLHEGEAEKKITLLNFGLGASYNIEADARKWSSFSGNARTNINKLDLAVDAVWDLYNQQTLDLQWTNPTLTSFGVSAGTSLRGGVSPFTSVTAIGEQFDRQDTTAAVEKIPFNVSLSYRYSESRSLNSVFKDHWTGWRVDIQPTRNWTVNYQQTYNWARHAVTDQRFELTRDLHCWEMRFLWVPSGSGAGYYFRINVKSLPDIQLERSESGVLGAFGRRF